A single Pygocentrus nattereri isolate fPygNat1 chromosome 28, fPygNat1.pri, whole genome shotgun sequence DNA region contains:
- the cdo1 gene encoding cysteine dioxygenase type 1: MEQTEVVKPETLDDLIKVLHKIFESDTINIEEVQNIVEAYESKPQEWMKFAKFDQYRYTRNLVDEGNGKFNLMILCWGEGHGSSIHDHTDSHCFMKLLQGQLKETLFEWPDRKSHGDMVQKSQRILLENQCAYINDSIGLHRVENVSHTECAASLHLYSPPFQYCQTFDQRTGHKNTVKMTFWSRFGEKTPFETAVSQENN, from the exons atggaGCAGACCGAAGTAGTGAAACCGGAGACTCTGGATGATCTTATTAAAGTTCTGCACAAGATCTTTGAAAGTGACACCATCAACATCGAGGAGGTGCAGAATATTGTGGAGGCATATGAGAGCAAACCTCAGGAGTGGATGAAATTCGCTAAATTTGATCAATACAG GTACACCAGGAATCTTGTGGATGAGGGCAATGGCAAATTCAACCTGATGATTCTCTGTTGGGGTGAAGGGCATGGCAG TTCTATCCATGACCACACAGACTCCCACTGCTTCATGAAGCTGCTGCAGGGCCAGCTTAAGGAGACTCTGTTTGAATGGCCTGACCGTAAATCACACGGCGACATGGTCCAGAAATCTCAGCGAATCTTACTGGAAAACCAGTGTGCCTACATCAATG ATTCCATAGGCCTCCACCGGGTAGAGAATGTCAGTCACACGGAATGCGCAGCCAGTTTGCACCTGTACAGCCCCCCCTTCCAGTACTGCCAGACCTTTGACCAGCGAACGGGACACAAGAACACTGTCAAAATGACGTTCTGGAGCAGATTTGGGGAGAAAACACCATTT GAAACTGCAGTTTCACAAGAGAACAACTGA
- the tmed7 gene encoding transmembrane emp24 domain-containing protein 7: MEWLRGCSGRLLVLVQVLLWGWARGSELTFELPDNAKQCFYEDITIGTKCTLEFQVVTGGHYDVDCRLEDPDGTVMYKEMKKQYDSFTFTAAKNGTYKFCFSNEFSTFTHKTVYFDFQVGEDPPLFPNENRVTALTQMESACVSIHEALKSVIDYQTHFRLREAQGRSRAEDLNTRVAFWSIGEAFILLVVSISQVVLLRSFFSDKKTTTTRVGS, from the exons ATGGAGTGGCTCCGTGGCTGCAGTGGGAGGCTGCTGGTGCTGGTGCAGGTGCTGCTGTGGGGCTGGGCGAGGGGCTCCGAGCTCACCTTCGAGCTGCCCGACAACGCCAAGCAGTGCTTCTACGAGGATATCACAATAGGCACGAAGTGCACCCTCGAGTTTCAG GTCGTGACTGGAGGCCATTATGACGTTGACTGTCGTCTGGAGGATCCGGACGGTACAGTTATGTACAAAGAAATGAAGAAGCAATATGACAGTTTTACGTTCACAGCTGCCAAAAATGGCACCTACAAGTTCTGTTTCAGCAACGAATTCTCCACCTTTACCCACAAGACTGTGTACTTTGACTTTCAAGTCGGCGAAGATCCTCCACTTTTCCCCAATGAAAACAGAGTGACTGCACTCACCCAG ATGGAATCGGCATGTGTCTCTATCCACGAAGCCCTGAAGTCGGTGATCGACTATCAGACACACTTCCGTCTGAGGGAGGCTCAGGGCCGCAGCAGAGCAGAAGACCTCAACACTAGAGTGGCGTTCTGGTCCATCGGTGAGGCTTTCATCCTGCTGGTGGTCAGTATCAGTCAAGTTGTTCTGCTGAGGAGCTTCTTTTCAGACAAGAAAACCACCACAACTCGTGTGGGATCCTAA